The genomic segment TCAAGCGCGCCATCTCTGGCGAGTTCGACTACAAGGCCAAGCGCCAGCCGAAGCTGGAAAAGCTCAAGCTGAACGCGATCGAACAAATGATGGCTTTCGAAACCGCCAAAGGTTTTGTAGCCGGTCAGGCTGGTCCGAACTACCCGGCGCCGGTTGAAGCGATCAAGACCATCCAGAAAGCGGCGAACTTCGGTCGCGACAAGGCGCTGGAAGTCGAAGCAGCAGGTTTCGTCAAACTAGCCAAGACCTCTGCCGCGCAGAGCTTGATCGGTCTGTTCCTGAACGATCAGGAATTGAAGAAAAAGGCCAAGGCCTACGACGAGATCGCCAAGGACGTGAAGCAGGCTGCCGTATTGGGCGCCGGCATCATGGGCGGCGGTATCGCTTATCAGTCGGCCTCCAAAGGCACGCCGATCCTGATGAAGGACATCAACGAACACGGTATCGAGCAGGGCCTGGCTGAAGCCGCCAAGCTGCTGGTCGGCCGCGTTGATAAAGGTCGCATGACCCCGGCGAAAATGGCTGAAGTGCTCAACGGCATTCGTCCGACCCTGTCCTACGGCGACTTCGGTCACGTGGACCTGGTGGTTGAAGCCGTCGTCGAGAACCCGAAGGTCAAGCAGGCTGTGCTGGCTGAAGTCGAAGGTCATGTCAAAGAGGACACCATCCTCGCGTCCAACACCTCGACCATTTCCATCACCTTGCTGGCCAAGGCCCTCAAGCGTCCGGAAAACTTCGTCGGCATGCACTTCTTCAACCCGGTGCACATGATGCCGCTGGTTGAAGTGATTCGCGGCGAGAAGTCCAGTGAGCTGGCCGTTGCCACCACCGTTGCCTACGCCAAGAAAATGGGCAAGAACCCGATCGTCGTCAATGACTGCCCGGGCTTCCTGGTCAACCGCGTGCTGTTCCCGTACTTCGGTGGTTTCGCGAAATTGGTCAGCGCCGGTGTGGACTTCGTCCGTATCGACAAGATCATGGAAAAATTCGGCTGGCCAATGGGCCCGGCATACCTGATGGACGTGGTCGGCATCGACACCGGTCACCACGGTCGTGACGTGATGGCTGAAGGCTTCCCGGATCGCATGAAAGACGATCGCCGCTCGGCCATTGATGTGCTCTACGAAGCCAAGCGCCTGGGCCAGAAGAATGGCAAGGGTTTCTACGCTTACGAGGCCGACAAGCGCGGCAAGCAGAAGAAAGTGGCCGACCCTTCGGTGCTCGAACTGCTCAAGCCGATCGTTTACGAACAGCGCGAAGTCACTGATGAAGACATTATCAACTGGATGATGATCCCGCTGTGCCTGGAAACCGTGCGTTGCCTGGAAGACGGCATTGTCGAGACCGCCGCCGAAGCCGACATGGGTCTGGTCTACGGTATTGGTTTCCCTCCATTCCGTGGCGGTGCGCTGCGCTACATCGATTCGATCGGTGTTGCCGAGTTCGTTGCCCTGGCTGACCAGTACGCTGATTTGGGCGCGCTGTACCACCCGACCGCAAAACTGCGTGAAATGGCCAAGACTGGCCAACGGTTCTTCGGTTAAGCGTCCAAACACTTGAGCGAGAGTGAAATTTTATGAGCTTGAATCCAAGAGACGTCGTGATTGTCGACTTCGGTCGTACTCCGATGGGCCGCTCCAAGGGCGGCATGCACCGCAACACCCGCGCCGAAGACATGTCGGCGCACCTGATCAGCAAATTGCTGGAACGCAACGTCAAGGTTGACCCGAACGAAGTCGAAGACGTGATCTGGGGCTGCGTGAACCAGACCCTGGAGCAGGGCTGGAACATCGCGCGCATGGCGTCCCTGATGACCCAGATCCCGCACACCGCTGCCGGCCAGACCGTCAGCCGCCTGTGTGGCTCCTCGATGAGCGCGCTGCACACCGCTGCGCAAGCGATCATGACCGGTAACGGTGACGTGTTCGTGGTTGGCGGCGTCGAGCATATGGGGCACGTGAGCATGATGCACGGTGTCGATCCGAACCCGCACATGTCCCTGTACGCGGCGAAAGCCTCGGGCATGATGGGCCTGACCGCTGAAATGCTGGGCAAAATGCACGGCATCACTCGCGAACAGCAGGACGCCTTTGGCGTGCGTTCCCACCAACTCGCCCACAAGGCGACCGTGGAAGGCAAGTTCAAGGACGAAATCATCCCGATGCAGGGCTACGACGAGAACGGTTTCCTGAAACTGTTCGACTACGACGAAACCATTCGTCCGGAAACCACCCTGGAAAGCCTGGCGGCGTTGAAGCCAGCGTTTAACCCGAAGGGCGGCACCGTGACAGCCGGTACGTCGTCGCAGATCACCGATGGTGCTTCGTGCATGATCGTGATGTCGGCGCAGCGTGCACAGGACCTGGGCATTGCGCCGATGGCAGTGATTCGTTCGATGGCCGTGGCGGGTGTGGATCCGGCGATCATGGGCTATGGTCCAGTACCGGCCACCCAGAAAGCACTGAAGCGTGCGGGCCTGGGCATCAACGATATCGACTTCTTCGAGCTCAACGAAGCTTTCGCCGCACAGGCCCTGCCAGTGCTGAAAGATTTGAAAGTGCTCGACAAGATGAACGAGAAGGTTAACCTGCACGGCGGCGCGATCGCCCTGGGTCACCCGTTCGGTTGCTCCGGTGCCCGTATCTCCGGCACTTTGCTGAACGTGATGAAGCAGAATGGCGGCACCTTCGGGGTAGCCACCATGTGCATTGGCCTCGGCCAAGGCATCTCCACCGTCTTCGAACGCGTCTAAGCGTCTCGTTGATGGAAGCCGGGGCCAAGTGCCCCGGTTTTTGTTTTTCTGAATTTATTTTTGTTTTTATTTTGAAAAGATTTGAGCGAGGGCCAAACCATGCCGATACAACCTGGGCTCTACCAACATTACAAAGGTCCGCAGTACCGTGTATTCAACGTTGCGCGGCATTCGGAAACTGAAGAAGAAGTGGTCTTCTACCAAGCCCTGTATGGCGATTACGGCTTTTGGGTGCGTCCCTTGAGCATGTTTCTGGAGTCGGTCGAGGTTGACGGCGAACAGGTCCCGCGCTTTGCTTTGGTGCAGGCCGAACCAAGCCTTTTTTCGAGGCCATAAGCCGAGAGCGCGCAGAACCCTGCGCTTGACCTCACCTTGTAGCCACTATATATAGCGGTGCCGCGTCAGGCGCCAACCGCCTTTCACTTCTAGAATTCAGGAATTTTCTGATCCATGGGCAAATCGCTGGTCATTGTGGAATCCCCGGCTAAGGCCAAGACCATCAACAAGTATCTGGGTAACCAATACGTGGTGAAGTCGAGTATCGGCCATATCCGAGACCTGCCCACCAGCGGTTCGGCTAGCGCCAGCAAAGAGCCAGCCGCCAAGCGCGGCAAGGCCGCCGCAGGTGAAGGTCCGGTGCTCACGCCGAAAGAGAAAGCGCGCAAGCAGCTGGTCTCGCGTATGGGTGTCGATCCCGATCATGGCTGGAAAGCCAAGTACGAGATCCTCCCGGGCAAGGAAAAGGTCATCGAAGAGCTGCGCCGGCTCGCCAAGGATGCTGACACCATCTATCTCGCAACCGACTTGGATCGCGAGGGGGAAGCCATTGCCTGGCACCTGCGCGAAGCCATCGGTGGTGACGACAGCCGCTACAAGCGCGTGGTGTTCAACGAAATCACCAAGAAGGCGATTCAGGAGGCCTTCTCCAAGCCAGGCGAGCTGGACATCGACCGTGTCAACGCCCAGCAGGCGCGTCGCTTCCTCGACCGCGTGGTGGGTTACATGGTTTCGCCGCTGCTGTGGGCGAAGATCGCCCGTGGCTTGTCGGCTGGTCGCGTGCAATCGGTTGCCGTGAAGCTGGTGGTCGAGCGTGAGCGTGAAATTCGCGCGTTCAATCCTGAAGAGTACTGGGAAGTCCACGCTGACCTCGGCACCGCCAAGGGCGCGACCGTGCGTTTCGACGTCGCTCGCGAAAAAGGCGAAGCCTTCAAGCCGCTCAACGAAACCCAGGCGATGGCTGCGCTGGAGAAGCTCAAGGCTTCCAGCTACAGCATCGTCAAGCGCGAAGACAAACCGACCAGCAGCAAACCGTCGGCACCGTTC from the Pseudomonas sp. N3-W genome contains:
- the fadB gene encoding fatty acid oxidation complex subunit alpha FadB; this translates as MIYEGKAITVKALESGIVELKFDLKGESVNKFNRLTLNELRQAVDTIKADASIKGVIVSSGKDVFIVGADITEFVENFKLPDAELVAGNLEANKIFSDFEDLNVPTVAAINGIALGGGLEMCLAADYRVMSTKAKIGLPEVKLGIYPGFGGTVRLPRLIGADNAIEWIAAGKENRPEDALKVGAVDAVVAPEKLQEAALELIKRAISGEFDYKAKRQPKLEKLKLNAIEQMMAFETAKGFVAGQAGPNYPAPVEAIKTIQKAANFGRDKALEVEAAGFVKLAKTSAAQSLIGLFLNDQELKKKAKAYDEIAKDVKQAAVLGAGIMGGGIAYQSASKGTPILMKDINEHGIEQGLAEAAKLLVGRVDKGRMTPAKMAEVLNGIRPTLSYGDFGHVDLVVEAVVENPKVKQAVLAEVEGHVKEDTILASNTSTISITLLAKALKRPENFVGMHFFNPVHMMPLVEVIRGEKSSELAVATTVAYAKKMGKNPIVVNDCPGFLVNRVLFPYFGGFAKLVSAGVDFVRIDKIMEKFGWPMGPAYLMDVVGIDTGHHGRDVMAEGFPDRMKDDRRSAIDVLYEAKRLGQKNGKGFYAYEADKRGKQKKVADPSVLELLKPIVYEQREVTDEDIINWMMIPLCLETVRCLEDGIVETAAEADMGLVYGIGFPPFRGGALRYIDSIGVAEFVALADQYADLGALYHPTAKLREMAKTGQRFFG
- the fadA gene encoding acetyl-CoA C-acyltransferase FadA, which encodes MSLNPRDVVIVDFGRTPMGRSKGGMHRNTRAEDMSAHLISKLLERNVKVDPNEVEDVIWGCVNQTLEQGWNIARMASLMTQIPHTAAGQTVSRLCGSSMSALHTAAQAIMTGNGDVFVVGGVEHMGHVSMMHGVDPNPHMSLYAAKASGMMGLTAEMLGKMHGITREQQDAFGVRSHQLAHKATVEGKFKDEIIPMQGYDENGFLKLFDYDETIRPETTLESLAALKPAFNPKGGTVTAGTSSQITDGASCMIVMSAQRAQDLGIAPMAVIRSMAVAGVDPAIMGYGPVPATQKALKRAGLGINDIDFFELNEAFAAQALPVLKDLKVLDKMNEKVNLHGGAIALGHPFGCSGARISGTLLNVMKQNGGTFGVATMCIGLGQGISTVFERV
- a CDS encoding DUF1653 domain-containing protein; amino-acid sequence: MPIQPGLYQHYKGPQYRVFNVARHSETEEEVVFYQALYGDYGFWVRPLSMFLESVEVDGEQVPRFALVQAEPSLFSRP